A window of the Tropheryma whipplei str. Twist genome harbors these coding sequences:
- the xseA gene encoding exodeoxyribonuclease VII large subunit, which produces MDMQADEMYRQDPLGSCGNPRQVSHITGRLSSLLGELPATWIEGEVTQLSPRRIGVFLTLKDMNESKHLEFFLPFDAFKDEVEVGNRVKIHGKLEFWATSGQIKVKGFEIQSVGIGELIERIARLRVQLALEGLYEHKRPLPFIPKLIGLVTGQNSDAEKDVVTNVLLRWPAAKFCTIYASMQGASCVSETISAIQKLDANNDVDVIIVARGGGSFHDLIGFSDEQMIRAVFAIKTPLISAIGHEADRPILDEVADLRASTPTDAAKRVVPDIADEKRLIKSAMSFLKKSYEPVIDKIKCDTLSWSQAFSNPFETFIAPRRREIDLFYQQMLTVVWANFSKTETEIAAIKKHLLAISPQNTLVRGYAMIEDETGRIISSADKLSAGDTVTLRLHDGLVRAEITQ; this is translated from the coding sequence ATGGATATGCAAGCCGACGAGATGTATAGACAAGATCCGCTAGGCTCGTGCGGTAATCCAAGGCAAGTCTCCCATATCACGGGCAGGTTATCATCATTGCTCGGCGAGCTACCGGCGACGTGGATAGAGGGTGAGGTAACCCAGTTAAGCCCGAGGAGAATAGGTGTTTTTCTAACCCTAAAAGATATGAACGAATCAAAGCACCTCGAATTTTTTCTCCCGTTTGACGCATTTAAAGACGAGGTAGAGGTTGGCAACAGGGTAAAAATACACGGAAAATTGGAGTTCTGGGCAACCAGTGGGCAGATCAAGGTAAAGGGTTTTGAGATCCAGTCGGTTGGAATAGGTGAACTGATTGAACGTATAGCCCGTCTTCGTGTGCAACTTGCCCTTGAAGGGCTTTATGAGCATAAAAGACCTCTTCCCTTTATTCCAAAACTAATAGGACTTGTAACCGGCCAGAATTCAGATGCAGAAAAAGATGTTGTAACGAATGTGCTTCTCCGGTGGCCGGCAGCAAAATTCTGCACAATATATGCAAGCATGCAAGGCGCATCATGTGTTAGTGAAACCATTTCTGCAATACAGAAACTGGACGCTAATAATGATGTCGACGTAATAATTGTTGCCAGAGGTGGTGGTAGTTTTCACGACCTAATAGGGTTTAGCGACGAGCAAATGATCAGGGCGGTTTTTGCAATAAAAACACCTCTAATATCTGCAATAGGACATGAAGCTGACAGACCAATATTGGATGAGGTTGCAGATCTTAGAGCATCAACCCCAACAGATGCGGCAAAAAGGGTTGTGCCAGATATTGCTGACGAGAAACGCCTCATTAAGAGCGCAATGTCTTTCCTTAAAAAGAGTTATGAGCCTGTAATTGACAAAATCAAGTGTGATACGTTAAGTTGGTCGCAGGCTTTCAGTAACCCATTCGAGACTTTTATTGCGCCAAGACGGCGAGAAATAGATTTGTTCTATCAGCAGATGCTGACGGTTGTATGGGCAAATTTTTCTAAGACAGAAACTGAGATCGCTGCCATAAAAAAGCACCTTCTAGCCATATCCCCTCAAAATACCCTTGTGAGAGGATATGCAATGATCGAGGATGAAACTGGTCGGATAATAAGTAGCGCAGATAAACTGAGTGCTGGAGATACTGTTACCCTCAGGCTTCATGACGGTCTTGTTAGGGCGGAAATTACCCAGTGA
- a CDS encoding 4-hydroxy-3-methylbut-2-enyl diphosphate reductase, translating to MHHTGLGSGVAKRVLLASPRGYCAGVDRAVIAVEKALERHGPPVYVRKQIVHNVHVVGSLEKRGAIFVDQVDQIPPGAVTIFSAHGVSPAVVHSANERGLQVIDATCPLVTKVHREVIRFSKAGYFILLIGHSGHEEVEGTSGHAPDRVLIVNSPDEADTIDVPHTDKLVWLSQTTLSVDETLETVKRLRLRFPHIQDPPSDDICYATQNRQAAVKKIAPLSDLVIVVGSANSSNSVRLVEVALENGAKAAVRLDYADELDPALLDKVDVVGVTSGASVPEILVRDLLEVLARAGYTKVESVQTAVEDLVFSLPKGLRESRK from the coding sequence GTGCATCATACAGGTTTGGGTTCCGGCGTGGCTAAGCGGGTTTTGCTTGCCTCCCCCAGGGGTTACTGCGCTGGCGTTGACAGGGCGGTTATAGCTGTTGAAAAAGCCCTTGAGCGGCATGGCCCTCCGGTTTACGTGCGCAAGCAGATTGTTCACAACGTGCACGTTGTGGGAAGTCTTGAAAAAAGAGGTGCGATTTTTGTTGATCAGGTGGATCAGATTCCCCCCGGTGCAGTGACAATCTTTAGTGCGCATGGCGTTAGTCCTGCTGTTGTTCATTCTGCAAATGAGCGGGGGCTACAAGTTATTGATGCGACGTGCCCGCTTGTAACAAAGGTTCATCGTGAAGTTATTCGTTTTTCAAAGGCCGGTTATTTCATCCTGCTCATAGGTCATTCTGGTCACGAGGAGGTTGAAGGCACAAGCGGACATGCCCCAGATAGAGTGTTGATTGTAAATTCCCCAGATGAGGCAGATACAATCGACGTTCCGCACACGGATAAGTTGGTTTGGCTGAGTCAAACAACCCTATCTGTTGACGAAACCTTAGAGACAGTTAAGCGCTTGCGCCTACGCTTCCCTCACATACAAGACCCACCGAGTGATGATATATGCTATGCAACACAGAATAGGCAAGCGGCTGTCAAAAAAATAGCACCGCTGTCTGACTTGGTGATTGTTGTTGGTTCTGCTAACTCGTCAAACTCAGTTAGACTTGTTGAGGTGGCGCTCGAAAATGGCGCCAAGGCTGCTGTCCGCCTTGATTATGCCGACGAGCTTGATCCGGCTTTGCTGGATAAGGTTGATGTTGTTGGTGTCACTAGTGGCGCGTCCGTGCCGGAGATTTTGGTTAGGGATTTGCTAGAAGTCCTGGCACGCGCAGGATATACGAAGGTAGAGTCTGTACAGACAGCGGTCGAGGATTTGGTCTTTTCCCTACCCAAGGGTCTTAGAGAAAGTAGAAAATGA
- a CDS encoding glycine cleavage system protein H, with protein sequence MFDESDLVYSKEHEWVFIDDDIAWVGITKYAVKKLGDIVYIDLPSQDALIVQGECVGEIESTKSVSEIYSPVSGRVIAVNEDVISSPGLLNSDSSVWLFKAECENIPELMDWGQYSEYTKE encoded by the coding sequence GTGTTCGATGAAAGTGACCTGGTCTACAGCAAGGAACATGAGTGGGTTTTTATCGATGATGATATTGCCTGGGTTGGTATTACAAAATATGCCGTGAAAAAACTTGGCGATATTGTCTACATTGACCTTCCATCGCAAGATGCTCTTATAGTTCAGGGTGAGTGTGTTGGGGAAATTGAGTCAACTAAATCCGTCAGCGAAATATACTCGCCTGTTTCCGGAAGGGTTATAGCAGTTAATGAGGATGTTATTTCGTCCCCCGGATTATTGAACTCAGATTCCTCTGTGTGGCTTTTCAAAGCTGAGTGTGAAAATATTCCAGAATTGATGGACTGGGGCCAGTACAGCGAATACACGAAAGAATAG
- the gcvT gene encoding glycine cleavage system aminomethyltransferase GcvT encodes MTRVSPLDNEHKALGAIFTCFAGYKLPVRYKSDIAEHTAVRQGCGIFDLSHMAEIFVSGVNAGLELDIALTGHFSDMTCGRAKYTLILNEQGGIEDDLIVYRIDDKNYMVVANGINRKKVFSLLRDRVHTSDIKDETDSISLVAVQGPESESLIRDLFHESGNLRYFSHRCYPHGGTDRSEKLSCSIVARTGYTGEDGFEIFTPNDSVVSIWRALIERGATPCGLAARNTLRIEAGMPLYGHELRADLNPVQAGLERFISPPCIGCDRINHSGDFPLLVGLSIDGRRAAREGYTIYSSSNIPVGTVTSGCFSPTLGCSIAMAYVKAKARSAQLYIDIRGSMTPCKVVPMPFYRR; translated from the coding sequence ATGACTAGGGTATCTCCGCTTGATAACGAGCATAAAGCGCTTGGCGCGATTTTCACCTGTTTCGCGGGCTATAAGTTGCCAGTGCGGTACAAGTCTGATATTGCGGAACACACTGCTGTTCGCCAGGGTTGTGGAATATTTGATCTGTCACATATGGCAGAAATATTTGTTTCAGGTGTGAACGCAGGCCTGGAATTGGATATTGCTCTCACAGGGCACTTCTCTGATATGACTTGTGGGCGCGCAAAATACACGCTTATTTTGAATGAACAGGGCGGCATAGAGGATGATCTGATTGTCTACCGAATTGATGATAAAAATTACATGGTTGTTGCAAATGGGATAAATCGCAAGAAGGTGTTTTCTCTCTTGCGAGATAGAGTGCATACATCAGATATCAAGGATGAGACTGATTCGATATCTCTTGTAGCTGTGCAGGGCCCGGAATCTGAGAGTCTAATAAGAGATCTATTTCATGAATCCGGTAATTTACGCTATTTCTCCCACCGGTGTTATCCACACGGCGGAACGGATCGTTCCGAGAAATTAAGTTGTTCAATTGTTGCCCGAACGGGATACACAGGGGAAGATGGCTTTGAAATCTTTACCCCAAACGATAGCGTGGTATCTATTTGGCGAGCCCTCATAGAGCGAGGTGCGACTCCTTGCGGACTCGCTGCTCGCAATACCCTTCGAATAGAGGCGGGTATGCCTTTGTACGGCCACGAACTTCGGGCGGATTTAAATCCAGTGCAGGCAGGACTCGAGAGATTTATTTCGCCTCCGTGTATCGGTTGTGACAGAATAAATCATTCAGGTGATTTTCCCTTACTCGTTGGCTTATCTATCGACGGGCGCCGTGCTGCCCGTGAGGGATATACCATTTACAGCAGCTCTAATATCCCCGTTGGGACTGTTACAAGTGGATGTTTCTCTCCAACCTTGGGCTGCTCAATCGCTATGGCTTATGTTAAAGCTAAAGCGCGCAGTGCGCAACTTTATATTGATATTAGAGGCTCCATGACGCCATGTAAAGTTGTTCCCATGCCGTTTTATAGACGTTGA
- a CDS encoding DNA recombination protein RmuC — MDIWLFILTVLLVALIGAVLISERKTSSCNRLLSKKNQELSDQVIQLKTELLAARAHGIQLEKDKEYLLKELSKTVHLQNQKNEEESLIKTQLAPVKESVKQLTQTLDLLKKEQTQTMVRLESQIKETRTELDDNRKITRELSVDTRALTETLRGTKHAGIWGEQRLRELLQNSGMIRGRDYDLQPILDDSRYRPDAIIHAPGGLEIVIDAKAPLDAFLASVDCESTSETQKLLKKHAQSVRKHIAELGKRAYHNKIDGPKFTLLFLPTEGLLRSAVEEDSDLLSYAFKSNIAIVSPVNLWAVVQTITYLCTQQNLAHSAKEIVRLGESLIANVKSIAQHISELGKSLDKSIMYFNRTVGAVENNLIRTLGKINTLGNEIELQDCKFEAVRQFAKLDAKNDARKNDARKNDARKNDAHKYTEQKPYVAQRMSLGAEESPASLI; from the coding sequence GTGGATATTTGGCTGTTTATCTTAACCGTCTTACTCGTCGCGTTAATTGGCGCAGTCTTAATTTCAGAACGTAAAACGTCGTCCTGCAACCGTCTTTTGAGTAAAAAGAATCAGGAGTTATCAGATCAAGTAATACAGCTCAAAACCGAGCTGCTTGCCGCGAGGGCGCACGGGATCCAGCTTGAAAAAGACAAAGAGTACCTCCTAAAAGAGTTGAGCAAAACTGTGCACCTTCAAAATCAAAAAAATGAAGAAGAAAGCCTAATAAAGACCCAGCTGGCACCTGTAAAAGAAAGTGTGAAGCAACTTACTCAAACCCTCGATCTTTTGAAAAAGGAACAAACACAAACCATGGTTCGCCTGGAAAGTCAGATAAAAGAAACTCGCACTGAACTAGATGACAATAGAAAGATAACACGGGAACTCAGCGTCGACACACGGGCCCTAACAGAAACTCTGCGAGGCACAAAACATGCCGGAATATGGGGTGAACAAAGATTGAGAGAACTTTTACAAAACTCTGGGATGATTCGCGGAAGGGATTATGACCTACAACCAATTCTTGACGACAGCAGGTACCGTCCCGACGCCATAATACATGCACCGGGCGGACTGGAGATAGTAATCGACGCAAAAGCGCCGCTTGATGCGTTTTTGGCCTCTGTTGACTGCGAGTCAACATCTGAGACCCAAAAGCTTTTAAAAAAGCACGCGCAGTCCGTTAGGAAACATATTGCAGAATTGGGCAAACGTGCCTACCATAACAAAATTGACGGGCCAAAATTTACACTATTATTCTTACCAACAGAGGGGCTTTTGCGCAGCGCTGTTGAAGAGGATAGTGATCTTCTCTCATACGCATTTAAAAGCAATATAGCGATTGTTTCACCGGTCAATCTCTGGGCAGTTGTGCAGACCATTACATATCTCTGTACGCAGCAGAATCTCGCGCACTCGGCAAAAGAGATAGTGAGACTCGGAGAAAGCCTAATAGCGAATGTGAAAAGTATTGCACAGCATATTTCCGAACTTGGAAAGAGTCTAGATAAATCAATCATGTATTTCAATAGAACTGTTGGTGCTGTTGAAAATAATTTAATCCGCACACTGGGTAAGATAAACACGCTCGGTAATGAGATTGAGTTACAAGATTGCAAATTTGAGGCTGTGCGGCAATTTGCGAAACTGGATGCTAAAAACGATGCCCGTAAAAACGATGCCCGTAAAAACGATGCCCGTAAAAACGATGCCCATAAATACACTGAGCAAAAGCCATACGTAGCACAACGAATGAGCTTAGGTGCAGAAGAAAGCCCCGCAAGCTTGATATAG
- the ychF gene encoding redox-regulated ATPase YchF has product MGLTVGIVGLPNVGKSTLFNALTRGKALAANYPFATIEPNVGIAPLADARLEKLSTIFASEKIIFATVSFVDIAGLVEGASRGEGLGSKFLANIREVDAIAHVVRVFSDSQVVRAQDTLGPAADVDIVNTELALADMQTLEKVLAKKHPQPTSSQPDRVQLQKAYDALASNLVPEKISGLNLLRAKPVIYVINADQEVLSDTAARAQIESAFSPCVFLDAKFESDLAELDDKTALELRELSGNESCLDTFVAASFSALQLQTFFTAGPKEARAWTIKQLTKAPQAAGVIHSDFEKKFIRAEIISCTDLFECGSMNAARALGKVRLEGRDYVMHDGDVVEFRHAA; this is encoded by the coding sequence ATGGGTCTTACTGTTGGAATTGTGGGTCTGCCTAATGTTGGCAAGTCCACCCTATTTAACGCACTAACGCGCGGAAAGGCTCTTGCAGCAAACTATCCTTTTGCAACGATAGAGCCAAATGTTGGAATTGCCCCCCTTGCAGATGCCCGGCTGGAAAAATTATCAACGATATTTGCTTCGGAAAAGATAATTTTTGCAACAGTTAGTTTCGTTGATATTGCAGGACTTGTTGAGGGCGCGAGTAGGGGTGAAGGTCTTGGAAGTAAGTTTTTGGCGAATATACGTGAAGTAGACGCTATAGCACATGTCGTGAGAGTGTTTTCTGATTCACAAGTTGTGCGTGCACAAGACACACTCGGTCCGGCTGCGGATGTTGACATAGTGAATACAGAACTTGCCTTGGCTGATATGCAGACCCTTGAGAAAGTACTTGCAAAAAAACATCCACAGCCAACTTCCTCGCAGCCTGACCGAGTGCAGCTACAAAAGGCTTATGATGCACTAGCGTCAAATCTTGTACCAGAGAAAATAAGCGGGTTAAATCTTTTGAGGGCAAAACCTGTTATTTATGTGATAAACGCTGATCAGGAAGTTCTGTCGGATACTGCAGCCCGTGCGCAGATTGAGTCTGCCTTTAGTCCATGCGTGTTTCTTGATGCTAAATTTGAATCTGACCTAGCGGAGCTTGATGACAAAACCGCACTTGAGTTGCGCGAACTTTCAGGTAACGAGTCATGTCTTGATACATTTGTTGCGGCGAGTTTTTCTGCCCTGCAACTTCAGACCTTTTTTACCGCTGGACCGAAGGAAGCAAGGGCATGGACCATAAAACAGCTAACAAAGGCCCCTCAGGCTGCGGGTGTTATACACAGTGATTTTGAAAAGAAGTTTATTAGGGCAGAAATTATTTCATGCACCGACCTGTTTGAATGCGGTTCAATGAATGCTGCGCGTGCCCTCGGCAAGGTCAGGCTTGAAGGAAGAGATTACGTCATGCATGATGGTGATGTTGTTGAGTTCCGTCACGCCGCGTGA
- the xseB gene encoding exodeoxyribonuclease VII small subunit — protein sequence MFALGGIVYLENNDNVGDGVNEESVHSNNTQTNNKPVHTNGEVSAVTGGNCASYEEARDRLQEILRKLQEPSQSLEASLKLWEEGRLLVGYCEEVLQDAMKRLNYGDTTNPEDASLKESEA from the coding sequence GTGTTTGCACTGGGAGGAATTGTGTATCTGGAAAATAATGACAATGTAGGTGATGGGGTAAATGAGGAAAGTGTGCATTCCAACAATACACAAACCAATAATAAACCTGTGCATACTAATGGAGAGGTTAGCGCAGTAACGGGTGGAAACTGTGCATCCTACGAGGAGGCCCGTGATAGACTTCAGGAAATACTACGCAAACTGCAAGAGCCGTCTCAAAGTCTTGAAGCGTCTCTAAAGCTCTGGGAAGAGGGAAGACTTCTTGTGGGTTATTGCGAAGAGGTACTGCAAGACGCCATGAAAAGGCTTAACTACGGTGACACCACAAATCCAGAAGACGCCTCGCTCAAGGAATCCGAAGCCTAA
- a CDS encoding MFS transporter translates to MARRATCYRYWVLIVLSLVTFTNYLDRATVSVAVDEIKAEFNMNDIQMGFLLSQFVWGIVIVIPLIAYLLQRFGARSVGGYGVLGFSLMTLFTPFSTGFYSFAFFRLGLGAFEAPTFPVNSFFARKWFPRRDRAKAVSAYMAASFAGLAFAVPVLTWILGVFATWRAVFVFGGIVGIVVSIIWFLSIRSDDPSKSRFVSKEELEYIQSDSPDAKDNKVKARASFRDWVAVLTHRRLVGLYIGAFSTSTIVFFFISWFPNYLKSNLGFDLKSGALYLSSAPYIAGIFGMLFAGWLSDRLVKAGFTPGNARKVTVTVGLTGSIPLLFIPIMGGAPRWVLFSLVIVVFFFAGMANTAWLLASEIATPRLLGLTTGVYGFWVNLFGASSPLVVGFILQFTGHNYGAVFTYLGIAALIGVIAYVFVIDKVESIPDRVKTKTNPA, encoded by the coding sequence ATGGCACGCCGGGCTACGTGTTATCGATACTGGGTTCTTATAGTTCTGTCATTGGTAACGTTTACAAACTATCTTGATAGAGCAACGGTGTCTGTTGCGGTTGATGAAATCAAAGCCGAATTTAATATGAACGATATTCAGATGGGCTTTCTTCTGTCTCAATTCGTTTGGGGGATCGTGATAGTCATTCCTCTCATTGCCTATTTGCTCCAGAGGTTTGGCGCGCGTTCCGTCGGCGGGTACGGCGTGTTGGGATTCTCGCTTATGACGCTTTTCACGCCATTTTCGACAGGGTTTTATAGCTTCGCGTTTTTCCGCCTTGGTCTCGGTGCTTTTGAAGCACCAACATTCCCCGTGAATTCATTTTTTGCAAGAAAATGGTTTCCGCGGCGCGATCGCGCAAAAGCTGTTAGTGCCTATATGGCAGCCTCTTTTGCCGGCCTTGCCTTTGCCGTTCCGGTTCTTACGTGGATACTCGGAGTGTTTGCTACATGGCGCGCTGTGTTTGTGTTTGGCGGTATTGTCGGTATTGTTGTGTCAATTATCTGGTTTCTGTCGATTCGCTCCGATGATCCATCCAAGTCTCGTTTTGTTTCTAAGGAAGAGCTTGAGTATATACAGAGTGATTCTCCTGACGCAAAGGACAATAAGGTAAAGGCGCGCGCCAGCTTTAGAGATTGGGTTGCCGTCCTGACACACCGCAGGCTTGTCGGACTTTATATAGGTGCGTTTTCTACATCGACAATTGTTTTCTTCTTTATAAGTTGGTTTCCAAATTACCTGAAGAGCAATCTTGGCTTTGATCTTAAGAGTGGAGCGTTATACCTTTCTTCAGCACCGTACATCGCCGGGATATTTGGTATGTTGTTCGCTGGATGGTTGTCCGATCGCCTAGTAAAGGCCGGTTTTACCCCGGGAAATGCCCGTAAGGTAACTGTAACTGTCGGCCTGACCGGATCAATTCCCCTTCTCTTTATTCCTATTATGGGTGGTGCCCCGCGGTGGGTCCTTTTCTCTCTGGTGATTGTTGTTTTCTTTTTCGCGGGTATGGCAAATACCGCCTGGCTTCTGGCTTCAGAGATTGCAACTCCGCGGCTTCTCGGCCTTACAACCGGTGTTTACGGGTTCTGGGTTAATCTGTTTGGTGCCTCATCTCCGCTGGTTGTTGGGTTTATACTGCAGTTCACCGGGCACAACTATGGTGCCGTCTTCACATATCTCGGTATTGCTGCACTTATTGGTGTTATAGCCTATGTGTTTGTGATAGACAAGGTTGAGTCAATTCCTGATCGCGTAAAGACAAAGACAAATCCTGCCTGA
- a CDS encoding L-ribulose-5-phosphate 4-epimerase, whose translation MLEDLRARVCEGNLRLPREGLVTWTSGNLSARDPDTGLVVIKPSGVLYENMTPEDMVVVSLDGEIVEGSMPPSSDTASHLGVYRKRDDVVSIVHTHSRYATAFAAVGKEIPCCITAVADEFGGPIPCGDYAVIGGEEIGEEIVRKIGHSPAILMKQHGVFTVGATIHDALKAAVMVEDVARTIFAAMQIGDIEPLPEVEIRRNYERYKNRYGTMSASDGVKSA comes from the coding sequence ATGTTAGAGGATTTGAGGGCTCGCGTTTGCGAGGGTAACCTGCGCCTTCCCAGAGAGGGCTTGGTTACTTGGACCTCCGGTAACTTGTCTGCGAGAGATCCTGATACTGGGCTTGTTGTTATAAAACCTTCTGGGGTCCTGTATGAGAATATGACTCCGGAGGATATGGTTGTTGTTTCCCTCGACGGTGAAATTGTTGAAGGTTCTATGCCGCCTTCGTCCGATACCGCGTCCCATTTGGGCGTGTACCGCAAGCGGGATGATGTTGTCAGTATTGTGCACACTCATTCTAGGTATGCTACTGCATTTGCTGCGGTTGGAAAAGAGATTCCATGCTGTATAACTGCAGTCGCTGATGAATTTGGTGGTCCAATTCCTTGTGGGGATTATGCGGTCATTGGCGGCGAAGAGATTGGCGAAGAGATTGTCAGAAAGATTGGTCACTCTCCGGCTATACTCATGAAACAGCATGGAGTTTTTACCGTTGGCGCGACCATACACGATGCGCTCAAAGCTGCGGTTATGGTCGAGGATGTCGCAAGAACAATCTTTGCTGCGATGCAGATAGGCGATATTGAGCCTTTGCCTGAGGTCGAAATCAGGCGAAATTATGAGAGATATAAAAATAGATACGGGACTATGTCCGCGAGTGATGGGGTAAAAAGTGCCTAG
- a CDS encoding sugar kinase, translating to MPRYDVVSLGEGQIRLTVPRGENLLTAKQLYLTAAGSEANVTGLLSQLGHSCAWASVIPKGELGDRIVREYRAVGTDVSHIVRTDTGRVALYFLQPGADPMPAEVVYDRLHTPFREIEPEIFDWGSLLDTRILFITGITMALTEKTRRVIEYGVACASERGVDIVLDVNHRARLWSGKEARGVIVPLLDKVKILFCSRGDADRVFGITGEPDDVARTLRARYGVPTVVSTAGTQGVYLSSATGEESFPVTPVRVIDRPGAGDAFVGGSLHGHLSGDLRMGIKTGMLAAQHALSHYGDLVSTSAFGEYTSTDILR from the coding sequence GTGCCTAGATACGATGTTGTTTCTTTGGGCGAGGGTCAGATACGTCTCACCGTTCCACGTGGAGAGAATCTTCTTACGGCAAAGCAGCTTTACTTGACTGCAGCCGGTTCGGAGGCAAATGTAACAGGGCTTCTGTCTCAGCTGGGTCATTCTTGTGCGTGGGCATCTGTAATACCGAAAGGTGAGCTTGGTGATCGCATAGTCAGAGAGTACAGAGCCGTTGGTACGGATGTGTCTCATATCGTACGGACGGACACGGGACGCGTGGCTCTTTATTTCTTACAGCCAGGCGCGGACCCAATGCCCGCCGAGGTTGTGTATGACAGGCTACACACGCCGTTTAGGGAGATAGAACCCGAGATATTTGATTGGGGATCCTTACTTGATACGCGCATTCTTTTTATAACTGGCATAACCATGGCTTTAACAGAAAAAACAAGACGGGTGATTGAGTATGGTGTTGCCTGCGCGTCAGAACGGGGTGTCGATATTGTCCTCGATGTGAATCACAGGGCCCGTCTCTGGAGTGGCAAGGAGGCAAGAGGTGTCATCGTTCCGCTCCTGGATAAGGTGAAGATTCTCTTCTGCAGTCGTGGTGATGCAGATAGGGTGTTTGGTATAACAGGTGAGCCGGATGATGTTGCGCGTACCCTGCGCGCCCGTTATGGTGTACCTACGGTTGTGTCCACTGCTGGCACACAGGGTGTTTACCTGTCTAGTGCCACTGGAGAGGAAAGTTTTCCTGTAACCCCGGTGCGGGTTATTGACCGCCCCGGTGCGGGTGATGCTTTCGTCGGCGGTAGTCTTCATGGTCATCTATCGGGTGATTTGCGCATGGGTATAAAAACCGGGATGCTCGCTGCCCAACATGCCCTCAGTCACTATGGTGATTTGGTGTCAACCAGTGCCTTTGGTGAGTATACGAGCACGGATATCCTTCGTTAG
- the rsmD gene encoding 16S rRNA (guanine(966)-N(2))-methyltransferase RsmD codes for MRIIAGFAKSIKLEAPTRGIRPTTERVRESLMSSLQARMLLEDAVVIDCFAGTGALGLEAVSRGARVLHLIDKSAKAFKACKKNADRVKAFCEHAQIHVHKANVTTFLKSSLQHTTRASLVFLDPPYDYPPHKLEEVFIHLLHWINEDTVVILETDRANGTPPVGDALKVTEQKQYGHSVVWWMSQP; via the coding sequence ATGAGAATTATTGCGGGGTTTGCAAAATCGATTAAGCTTGAGGCGCCAACCCGTGGAATACGCCCTACAACCGAGAGGGTGCGAGAGTCACTTATGTCAAGCCTTCAGGCAAGAATGCTGCTTGAAGACGCGGTTGTTATTGATTGCTTCGCTGGAACTGGTGCCCTTGGTTTAGAAGCCGTAAGCCGTGGCGCACGCGTTTTACACTTAATTGACAAATCCGCAAAAGCCTTCAAGGCTTGCAAGAAAAACGCCGATCGTGTCAAGGCATTTTGTGAGCATGCACAAATACATGTACACAAAGCAAATGTCACCACATTTCTCAAATCATCTCTGCAGCACACTACCCGCGCAAGTTTGGTGTTTTTGGACCCTCCGTATGACTATCCACCACACAAATTGGAAGAGGTGTTTATTCATCTCTTGCATTGGATTAACGAGGATACAGTTGTAATACTCGAGACTGATCGGGCAAATGGCACACCACCTGTCGGAGATGCTCTAAAGGTAACCGAACAAAAACAATACGGCCACAGCGTTGTCTGGTGGATGTCACAGCCCTGA